Proteins from one Acidiphilium multivorum AIU301 genomic window:
- a CDS encoding amino acid ABC transporter ATP-binding protein produces the protein MQPLLIEAEDVEKRFGNTKVLDRVSFGVRRGETVVLIGSSGSGKTTLLRCINHLEKIEGGRIVVNGGLIGYREQNGKLAEDLEVNIARQRRDVGMVFQRFNLFANLDVIENIILAPMKVRGRPRAEAVSRAEALLARVGLSHKARAMPSSLSGGQQQRVAIARALAMQPAVMLFDEPTSALDPEMVGEVLAVMRDLAQDGMTMMIVTHEMGFARNVADRIIVMDRGRIVEDGPPAVLFEQPVHPKTRALLGCRH, from the coding sequence ATGCAGCCGCTCCTGATCGAAGCCGAGGACGTGGAAAAGCGTTTCGGCAACACGAAAGTTCTCGACCGTGTCAGTTTCGGCGTCCGCCGCGGCGAGACCGTTGTCCTGATCGGTTCCTCGGGTTCGGGCAAGACCACTCTGCTGCGGTGCATCAACCATCTCGAGAAAATCGAGGGCGGGCGCATCGTGGTCAATGGCGGCCTGATCGGCTACCGCGAGCAGAACGGAAAACTGGCGGAGGATCTCGAGGTCAACATCGCCCGGCAGCGACGGGATGTCGGCATGGTGTTCCAGCGCTTCAACCTGTTCGCAAATCTCGATGTCATCGAAAACATCATCCTCGCGCCCATGAAAGTTCGCGGCAGGCCGCGAGCGGAAGCGGTATCGCGAGCGGAAGCGCTGCTGGCACGCGTCGGCCTCTCGCACAAGGCCAGGGCGATGCCATCCTCCCTCTCGGGCGGACAACAGCAGCGGGTCGCGATCGCCCGTGCGCTCGCGATGCAGCCGGCGGTGATGCTCTTCGATGAGCCGACCTCGGCGCTCGACCCCGAGATGGTGGGCGAAGTGCTCGCGGTGATGCGCGATCTGGCGCAGGACGGCATGACGATGATGATCGTGACGCATGAAATGGGCTTTGCGCGAAATGTCGCGGATCGGATCATCGTGATGGATCGCGGGCGCATCGTCGAGGATGGGCCGCCTGCGGTCCTGTTCGAGCAGCCGGTTCACCCGAAGACGCGGGCGCTGCTGGGTTGCCGGCATTAG
- a CDS encoding amino acid ABC transporter permease: MHFDWPYFWHQLLEPNGAFLEGLWLTIMISVGGQAIGLAIGLPAALARRSKMGVLRWPARAYIFLMRGTPLLVQIVFIYTGLAAAGILRFHDIHLGGLTLAGNVQAGILALGLNEGAYMAEIFRAGIDAVDRGQTEAAKSLGMVPWQILRYVVLPQALRVVLLPIGNQFNIMLKNSTLVSVIGVSEMLLVTETINSATFRTFELYSVLALYFLALTTIWGAVMAQVERRMDRQPDDSAIDAISQPMTETA; this comes from the coding sequence GTGCATTTCGACTGGCCTTATTTCTGGCATCAGCTGCTGGAGCCGAACGGCGCCTTCCTTGAGGGGCTCTGGCTGACGATCATGATCAGCGTCGGGGGGCAGGCGATCGGGCTCGCGATCGGTCTGCCCGCAGCGCTCGCAAGGCGGTCGAAGATGGGCGTCCTGCGTTGGCCGGCGCGGGCCTATATCTTCCTGATGCGCGGCACGCCTCTGCTGGTGCAGATCGTCTTCATCTATACCGGACTCGCGGCCGCCGGCATTCTCCGGTTCCATGACATCCATCTCGGCGGACTCACCCTCGCGGGCAATGTGCAGGCCGGCATCCTCGCGCTGGGCCTGAACGAAGGGGCGTACATGGCCGAAATATTCAGGGCCGGCATCGATGCCGTCGATCGCGGCCAGACCGAGGCGGCGAAATCGCTCGGCATGGTTCCCTGGCAGATCCTTCGATATGTCGTGCTGCCCCAGGCGCTACGTGTGGTTTTGTTGCCGATCGGCAATCAGTTCAACATCATGCTGAAGAACTCGACGCTGGTGAGCGTGATCGGCGTTTCGGAAATGCTGCTGGTCACCGAGACGATCAATTCGGCCACGTTCCGCACCTTCGAACTCTACTCGGTGCTTGCCCTCTATTTTCTCGCGTTGACCACGATATGGGGTGCCGTGATGGCGCAGGTCGAGCGCCGGATGGACAGGCAGCCCGACGACAGCGCCATCGACGCCATCAGCCAGCCGATGACGGAAACCGCCTGA
- a CDS encoding ABC transporter substrate-binding protein, giving the protein MTRMKALFSALGVLAGAGLAGLTTAHAAAPGLPASIEKSGTLRICSAVNLPPMEFMNAETRPVGLDIDLGDAIASHLGVKPEWINMPFAGLIPALLASHCDIIMSQLFIKPGRLKVIDEIPYMISHEAVLVKRGKGAVPSLESLSGKKVATVTGTTATVLLKAANKELAGARKKPIDIVMFPENTQALQQLQFGQVAAYGVAYETARYYIHKAPGQFALGGPPYYKIATGIGIRKNEAALHKAVSSALADMMKNGSYAAIFRKWNLGIDMLKPG; this is encoded by the coding sequence ATGACTCGAATGAAAGCGCTGTTTTCGGCACTGGGGGTATTGGCGGGAGCCGGGCTGGCGGGATTGACGACGGCGCATGCCGCGGCCCCGGGCCTGCCCGCGAGTATCGAGAAATCGGGCACCCTGCGCATCTGCAGCGCCGTCAATCTGCCGCCCATGGAATTCATGAATGCGGAGACCAGGCCGGTTGGCCTGGACATCGATCTTGGCGATGCCATCGCGAGCCATCTCGGCGTGAAGCCCGAATGGATCAACATGCCTTTTGCGGGGCTGATCCCTGCCCTGCTCGCCTCGCACTGCGATATCATCATGTCGCAGCTGTTCATCAAGCCGGGACGGCTCAAGGTGATCGACGAAATTCCCTACATGATTTCGCACGAGGCCGTTCTCGTGAAGCGAGGCAAGGGAGCCGTTCCCTCGCTTGAAAGTCTGTCGGGCAAGAAGGTTGCGACGGTCACAGGCACCACGGCCACGGTGCTGCTGAAGGCAGCGAACAAGGAACTCGCAGGCGCGCGGAAGAAGCCGATCGATATCGTGATGTTTCCGGAAAACACGCAGGCCTTGCAGCAGCTTCAATTCGGCCAGGTTGCCGCCTACGGTGTCGCCTACGAAACCGCGCGCTATTACATCCACAAGGCGCCGGGACAATTCGCGCTGGGCGGCCCGCCCTATTACAAGATCGCCACCGGCATCGGCATCCGCAAGAACGAAGCGGCGCTGCACAAGGCGGTCAGTTCGGCACTCGCCGACATGATGAAGAACGGCAGTTATGCCGCCATCTTCCGGAAGTGGAATCTCGGCATCGACATGCTGAAGCCCGGTTGA
- a CDS encoding acyltransferase family protein: MTRPALFSGQTDVSVPMPGLAEIPDGYADIRTRPAKSDRMEGLTGLRALAALWVVGFHYSFGAFAYLYPAGSLRVIRLGYLGVDLFFTLSGFVIWHVHAADFHQPTVPAFRRFIGLRLARLYPVYLFTMLLFVVIVVLGPALGDPSFNPRNYEPGQFLVDLFMLQSWGLTDHLNWNYPAWSVSAEMFCYILFPFLAFGLRKLNNGLVMSAAVALPLALAACYSTIFGHTMNVTLGGPVLLRAAAEFTEGCLLRRIVDVVPVRRIRWTVPILLMIVATEAMFVLQSRLADFMPVLVFPFVILAASSRANPIGRLASSKPFVLVGAASYSLYLMQAPVEKGARFLLAYVAHGTALECAAAVCGYIAILGVSTALVHRYVENPSRRSLRQLVAA; encoded by the coding sequence ATGACCCGGCCGGCGCTGTTTTCCGGCCAGACGGATGTATCCGTCCCGATGCCGGGTCTGGCTGAAATTCCCGACGGATATGCCGACATCCGAACACGGCCGGCAAAGTCGGATCGGATGGAAGGACTGACGGGATTGCGCGCCCTTGCGGCACTATGGGTTGTCGGATTTCATTACAGTTTCGGCGCGTTCGCATACCTCTATCCGGCGGGTTCGCTGCGGGTGATCCGACTCGGCTATCTCGGCGTCGATCTGTTTTTCACACTGAGCGGGTTCGTGATCTGGCATGTCCATGCGGCCGATTTCCATCAGCCGACGGTGCCGGCATTCCGGCGATTCATCGGGCTTCGCCTCGCCCGCCTCTATCCGGTCTATCTTTTCACGATGCTGCTGTTTGTCGTGATTGTCGTCCTGGGGCCTGCGCTGGGCGATCCTTCATTCAATCCGAGGAATTATGAACCGGGCCAGTTTCTGGTCGATCTGTTCATGCTGCAAAGTTGGGGACTAACCGACCATCTCAATTGGAATTATCCGGCATGGTCGGTTAGTGCGGAGATGTTCTGCTATATCCTTTTCCCGTTCCTCGCATTTGGCCTCCGGAAGTTGAACAATGGTCTGGTGATGTCGGCAGCGGTCGCGCTGCCGTTGGCATTGGCGGCATGTTATTCGACGATATTTGGCCACACGATGAATGTGACCCTTGGAGGGCCGGTGCTGCTGCGGGCGGCGGCCGAATTCACGGAAGGGTGCCTGCTGCGCCGCATCGTCGACGTGGTGCCGGTGCGCCGTATCCGCTGGACCGTGCCGATACTCTTGATGATCGTCGCCACGGAAGCGATGTTTGTGCTCCAGAGCCGCCTTGCCGACTTCATGCCGGTGCTGGTCTTTCCCTTTGTCATCCTTGCCGCGAGTTCGAGGGCAAATCCCATTGGACGCCTCGCTTCCTCGAAGCCGTTCGTCCTTGTTGGGGCCGCGAGCTACTCGCTTTATCTGATGCAGGCGCCCGTGGAAAAAGGCGCGCGCTTTCTCCTGGCCTATGTCGCGCACGGGACAGCGCTCGAATGTGCGGCGGCGGTGTGCGGTTATATTGCAATCCTGGGCGTTTCAACCGCGCTCGTTCACCGCTACGTCGAAAATCCCTCCCGCAGAAGCCTGCGGCAACTGGTCGCAGCATAA